A part of Streptomyces sp. NBC_01451 genomic DNA contains:
- the cobI gene encoding precorrin-2 C(20)-methyltransferase encodes MPDVMSSESSVSSRLIGVGVGPGDPELVTVKGVNALRAADVVVVPVMDTLERGRAEATVLHYVGAEKIVRVVFALNERSDHGRREAAWDAAGARVAELLGAHSVVAFATIGDPNVYSTFTYLAHTIGELVPSAVIETVPGITAMQDLAARSGAVLTEGTEPLTLVPVTAGAAVLKEALGGPGTVVAYKFGRQAQEVAEALRESGRIGDAVWGSALGLAGESIRPAAELDGEPLPYLSTLIAPAPRDGGRGGKL; translated from the coding sequence GTGCCGGACGTCATGAGCAGCGAGAGCAGCGTCAGCAGCAGGTTGATCGGGGTCGGGGTCGGGCCCGGTGATCCCGAACTGGTGACCGTCAAGGGCGTCAACGCGCTGCGCGCCGCCGATGTGGTCGTCGTACCCGTGATGGACACCCTTGAGCGGGGGCGGGCCGAGGCCACCGTGCTGCACTACGTGGGCGCCGAGAAGATCGTCCGGGTCGTCTTCGCGCTCAACGAGCGGTCCGACCACGGGCGGCGCGAGGCTGCCTGGGACGCGGCCGGTGCCCGGGTCGCCGAGTTGCTCGGCGCGCACTCCGTCGTCGCCTTCGCGACCATCGGGGACCCCAACGTGTACTCGACGTTCACCTATCTCGCCCACACCATCGGGGAGCTGGTGCCCTCCGCCGTCATCGAGACCGTGCCCGGTATCACCGCGATGCAGGATCTGGCGGCGCGGTCGGGGGCCGTGCTCACCGAGGGGACCGAGCCACTCACCCTCGTACCCGTGACCGCGGGGGCCGCTGTCCTCAAGGAGGCTCTGGGCGGGCCGGGCACCGTCGTGGCGTACAAGTTCGGGCGGCAGGCCCAGGAGGTCGCCGAGGCGCTGCGGGAGAGCGGGCGGATCGGCGACGCCGTGTGGGGGTCGGCGCTGGGGCTGGCGGGCGAGTCCATCCGGCCCGCCGCCGAACTCGACGGTGAGCCGCTCCCGTACCTCTCCACG